A genomic stretch from Algoriphagus halophilus includes:
- a CDS encoding hydroxypyruvate isomerase family protein, whose protein sequence is MTKPIDNGRRDSFKKLILGGAAFGSLSSFEMKQEPKALKGNINHGVCHWCFRDYSLEDFCVEVKKIGIKGVDLIGPNGWDTLKKHGLDSSMCNGAEISLTEGFGEEKYHDQLVENYTKMIPMVAEAGYKNLICFSGNRRGMDDETGLKNCQKGLERILPLAEKHGVMIQMELLNSKINHKDYLCDKSAFGVELCKRLDSPNFKLLFDIYHMQIDEGDLIRNIRDYHQYFGHYHTAGNPGRNELGDDQEINYPAVMRAIYETGFDGYVSHEFIPKKEDKMASLAEGVAICDV, encoded by the coding sequence ATGACCAAACCTATTGACAACGGAAGAAGAGATTCTTTCAAAAAATTAATTCTGGGTGGTGCCGCATTTGGCTCCCTATCATCCTTTGAAATGAAACAAGAACCCAAAGCTTTAAAAGGAAATATCAATCACGGAGTATGTCATTGGTGTTTTCGTGATTATAGTTTAGAAGATTTTTGTGTAGAAGTAAAGAAAATCGGAATCAAAGGTGTGGACCTAATAGGACCAAACGGATGGGATACCCTAAAGAAACATGGCTTGGATTCATCCATGTGTAATGGTGCTGAAATAAGTTTAACGGAAGGGTTTGGAGAAGAAAAATACCATGACCAATTGGTGGAGAATTATACCAAAATGATTCCAATGGTAGCAGAAGCAGGTTATAAAAATCTAATTTGCTTTTCTGGTAACAGAAGAGGGATGGATGATGAAACCGGTTTAAAAAACTGTCAAAAAGGATTGGAAAGAATCTTGCCATTAGCGGAAAAGCATGGGGTAATGATCCAAATGGAATTGTTAAACAGTAAAATAAACCATAAAGATTACCTATGCGACAAATCTGCGTTTGGAGTAGAGTTATGTAAAAGATTGGATAGTCCTAATTTTAAATTGTTGTTTGACATTTACCACATGCAGATAGATGAGGGAGATTTGATCAGAAACATAAGAGATTATCATCAATATTTTGGTCATTATCATACAGCAGGAAACCCTGGTAGGAATGAACTTGGTGATGATCAGGAAATTAATTACCCAGCAGTAATGAGAGCCATCTATGAAACTGGCTTTGACGGATATGTTTCACATGAATTCATACCCAAAAAAGAAGATAAAATGGCCTCCCTTGCAGAGGGAGTTGCAATCTGTGATGTATAA